Proteins encoded by one window of Lycium barbarum isolate Lr01 chromosome 11, ASM1917538v2, whole genome shotgun sequence:
- the LOC132618251 gene encoding mitogen-activated protein kinase kinase kinase 18, with protein MDWIRGPIIGRGSSATVSLVTSSSVELVAVKSTELSCSNMLQKEYSLISQLNSPYLVKCFGFDITNEQNKNMYNMFMEYIPGGTLTDLIKKQGGSLNESMIKFYSQQILLGLDYLHSVGVVHCDVKGQNILISENGIKIADLGCAKLLGDENSGFSGTPAFMAPEVARGEEQNFPADIWAFGCTVIEMVTGSHPWVEIKDPVSAMYRIGFSGDLPQLPNSLSSDAREFISKCLMKCPEERWTAKQLLQHPFLQCLELNSWKDEELKRDSPTSILDQGFWNSFEVMESSPFESSNTVDSPADRIKRLISSSLKPNWVEEEDWITVRCNDTEENLIISEQNCELIEEFGELLDMETSVSTFFPEHEFVVSLDLEDTLVNCIINDEIISILDTGSTRINLMMSSEIVGDIFVSEFNDSEIKRMKFYCTIEILLLNSVSPLVKVSFDTLLGRVNKSLGYHIINKPTGEMPVCISL; from the coding sequence ATGGATTGGATTAGAGGTCCCATAATTGGCCGTGGCTCATCTGCTACAGTCTCCCTAGTAACCAGTTCTTCAGTTGAACTCGTTGCTGTTAAATCAACCGAGCTATCTTGTTCAAACATGTTGCAAAAAGAGTACTCACTAATTTCTCAGCTGAATTCTCCATATTTAGTCAAGTGTTTTGGCTTTGACATCACTAATGAGCAAAATAAGAACATGTACAACATGTTCATGGAGTATATACCAGGTGGGACCCTCACTGATTTGATCAAGAAACAAGGAGGTTCTTTAAATGAATCTATGATCAAATTTTACTCTCAACAAATCTTACTAGGCCTGGATTATCTTCACTCAGTTGGAGTTGTACATTGTGATGTAAAAGGGCAGAACATTTTGATTAGTGAAAATGGTATCAAGATCGCAGATTTGGGATGTGCGAAATTACTTGGAGATGAAAATTCAGGATTTTCAGGTACACCAGCCTTTATGGCACCTGAAGTTGCTCGAGGCGAAGAACAAAATTTTCCAGCTGATATTTGGGCTTTTGGGTGCACTGTTATTGAAATGGTTACAGGTTCACATCCTTGGGTTGAGATTAAAGACCCTGTTTCAGCTATGTATAGAATTGGTTTTTCAGGTGATTTGCCACAATTACCAAACAGTTTATCAAGCGATGCGAGAGAATTTATCAGTaagtgtttgatgaaatgccccGAAGAGCGATGGACTGCGAAACAACTTCTTCAACACCCGTTTTTGCAGTgtttagagttgaattcttggaaAGATGAAGAATTGAAGAGGGATTCTCCTACAAGTATTTTGGATCAGGGATTTTGGAATTCGTTCGAGGTGATGGAATCTTCGCCTTTTGAGTCTAGCAACACCGTTGATTCGCCTGCTGATAGGATCAAACGGCTGATATCAAGCTCTTTGAAGCCTAATTGGGTGGAGGAAGAAGATTGGATTACTGTTAGATGCAATGATACAGAAGAAAATTTGATAATTTCAGAGCAAAACTGCGAGTTGATCGAAGAGTTTGGAGAATTGTTAGATATGGAAACATCAGTGTCAACATTTTTTCCTGAACATGAGTTTGTTGTCTCATTGGACTTAGAAGATACTCTGGTTAATTGTATTATTAACGATGAGATAATTAGCATTCTTGATACTGGTAGTACTAGGATAAATTTGATGATGTCTTCTGAGATTGTAGGTGACATTTTTGTATCCGAGTTTAATGATTCTGAAATAAAAAGGATGAAATTTTATTGTACAATTGAAATTCTTTTACTGAATTCAGTTTCTCCTCTTGTGAAGGTTTCATTTGATACACTATTAGGCAGAGTAAACAAATCTTTAGGCTATCATATCATTAATAAGCCAACTGGGGAAATGCCAGTATGCATTAGTTTGTAG